The Ictalurus punctatus breed USDA103 chromosome 15, Coco_2.0, whole genome shotgun sequence DNA window CAGACGGGATTCACATGGCAggaaaatttgtttttatatgtaaTAGCAGAAAAATCTCATTTGCTTCCTTTAGTTCAGCTGAACGGAAGAGCGTGGCTCGTCTTGTCTCGTCTCACCCTAACTCAGGACAGTGTGCATCCAGACGTAAACCTAGCGTGACAGTAGGAGTATCTCTGGTGGCGATTATATTTACGCTGCGTTCGACTTACCTCGGAATCATGCCGTTTTCCGACCTCCGCGTGTTCAAgctaaaaagtgtgtgtgtgtcagggggCAAACACAGACGGCTCTGTGTTCTTCTTTTCTTAGCGACTGGCTAGCCGGCTACCGGtcaaatgtttacacacacttaTTCGTTATTTATTTACCCCACCAcatacattttagaataataataaagtcatcaaaactctggagtagcACAAATGGAACTATTCCATGGAACTAATGGAATtttgttgtgataaaaaaaaaatatatatatatatatgatcaaaataatttaatattttagcatcttcaaagtcgacgcccttttcgccaagaatttccagaaatgtattcttggcgttttcttgaggaatttcccggagatgctttttaaacagtattaaaggagttcacaccgacgccgaaCTCTTATCGACTGCTTTTAGGAAATATTTCGAGtcgaaatatttttaaaaaataaataaatttttttaaataaaatgttagttttctaatgagaGAAATGAATACGTTGGCCGGAAATTTCCGGAGTCTCACGTTTGAGTCGAACACAGCAGTAGATTAGATGTAGCAGGACTAAACTCCTGAGTATTGCATATTGCTATGATTCGATAACGCTCCACAGAGCAGCGCAGACTGTACTGGAGGAGACATCATCAGCGATGCTTCACCTCCTAACGTGAACATGGCTTTTCAGGGAGTGTGTGAGCGCCTGGACACGTGAAGGTTCAATAACGGAAGATGCAAAAGGACGTGACTGTGAAAAAGATTTACGCATCCAGagatctcacacacatgcacacacacacacacacacacacacacacacaccacactgagTTACAAAGACCTACAGTTTAAAAAGGTTTTCCCAAAACCATGGGtggaattgaaaaaaataaataaataaataaataaataaaataaataaatgtgaaccTAAAACATCTGCTGGATTGAGATTTtggaaaagggggggggggggggggggggggggggggagccaAAAGGCCTCATGGGAAAATTCTCTCACCTGAAGATTTGTTCCGCATCAGTCGAACATCTCGAGGCTGAATCCCCTGAACCTGGAGTAGGGCTCggatctgacacacacacacacacacacacacacacacacacacacacacacacacacacacacacacacacacacctcccacTGAATATATAACATAAACTTGCAAAAATAGTACAATGTATCAATAGAGTTtttacttaaacacacacacacacacacacacacacacacatacatacatatacacctTACgcatacaataaatacaaaataggAATTAAAACATCTAGAAAAGCAGgaaatcattaaaacattagttttatatatttgaaaatacatcaaaattaaatccaataattaaataaaaataaatgtaatatataatttgtttttaCAATATCTGAATTAtgatttatatatgtatgtaaatatatttttatacattaatTTAActcaataagaaaaaaatatttttattttcccaataattcagttaaaaaaaaaaaaaaaaaaaaattcacaagatATTTCTCATTTATTAGCATCTAAATGAATGATAAATGTAGCATACAgaagagactgtgtgtgtgtacctcgtTGGTGGTGGCGTCGGGTGGTAGCATCCTCAGCATGATGATGTTGCTTGGTTTCTGGTCTTCAGCTCTGTAATCATGATCCCGCAGCTCCGAGTCCTCCACACTCGACTCTCTCCTGTAACTCATCTCTCCGTCCTCATCCCTCCATCCGCACTGCTGCTGGAGAGGACACCGAAACGTCTCAGATTTCATAACTAACCGTTATTAAAGAGAGGAATCTTTAGGAGCGGTCCCACCTGCCGGATTTAACTCATCCGCATTTATAAAAACACCATTACAAATTTTGTCCagttatatttttaaactactactactaccactaacaGTATTACTAAAAACAGAGAGCTAAATAACTAAAGCTAAATTAGATTTGCATTTCCTGAAGGAAACACACaggagaaaggagaaaagaCCTGAAAAGAAaggttttaaatataaaacaaaataataataataataataataataatgggcaAAGCTTGTTATGCTTATTAACAGTGTAGCTATGGTATTTCAGGTGACTGTTAGGATGTTGTGAAGCTGTTGCTAAGGTGTACCATGTGGTtgaagggaagaaagaaaaagaacaaaaaagaaagaataaaaaagcaagcaagcaagggtaaacaaagaaagaaagaaagaagcaagaAAACAAGTGtacagaaacacaaaagaaagaaagcataaagagaagaataaaaaaagcaaaaaaaaaaaacaaagacaacaaagaaagaaaggcaagCGTAAAGaaaggcaaaaaaagaaacaagaaaggaaaataaagtaAGAAAGCAAGTGTAAAGgaagacaaaaaagaaagaacaaagcaAGAGAGCATAAAAGTAAACACTAACTGAAATCAGAAACAAGTACTATACATCACTCagacttttgaaaaaaaaaattctgaataataatttattattattattattattattattaacaacaataacacCCATAACAACCCATAACCCATGACTCCCACCCTTCTTGATCTGGAGTATTTTTCCTCCTCCGCTTGTCCTCCGTCTCTCCTCCAGTCTTCTGATCTGCGTCTGTAGCGCTCATAGTCTCGCGCATGGACATCGTGCTCGTGCTCGTCCTCGAACCGAAGGTCTCTCTCCTCCTGCTCGAAGTGCGCGTGGGAATTCGAAAAGCCGCTGCCTCGTCGGGGTCCGTCTCCGCCCTCTCGGTTTCCTCTCCCTCTGAACCGATTTTCATCAAACTCACCGCGTCCGTGCTGTCGGTCTTTACTTACACCTTCGCTTTCGTCATATCCGCCGTCGCGCGAGTATCCGCGGTAGTCCACGTCTCTGTAATCGTGATCCTTGATTTCTGCATGCCCCATACGATCACAGCGCCCGCTCCTAAAACCCAGACACAAACGGTTCACACGTCGCCAAACACTACGACACACAGGGCTGGTTTAAAACAGCTTTAACGCACCAAAAGACACATTGTGGACAGGAAGGAAATGTTCACGATGTCTCCTGTACTCTAAATGTAGCCCATGAGCCAGGATATGCTTATGTTATGTAGTCACAATGCTATGGAACTACCAGTTACAGCGTCGTGCGACcgtacaaacaaacaatactTTTCAGCAAAGTCGTGCGTAAATGTCTGAGTAAGAAAAACCAAGCTAAAATTTTAGTACATAAAAAGGGCAAAACGTTTTCATCCATAAAGTGCAAAGCGCATTCCTGACACGGCTCATTTGCATTTggcgacgcccacaaaactccataaaaggtcaaatGAACACGTAGCTTTGAGCACGAAATGAACAATCAGGGTAAaggctaaaaacaaaaaaaatgtaaaaaaaaaaaaaaaaaaaaaaaaaaaaaaaaaaaaaaaaacacactggaagtttttttttgacTTGCTACTCACTATCAtttatgccaaaaaaaaaaacatttaactaaaatatatataaataatgcagTCCCTCCAAGATTTaatgattttgcgatcgcagaaatgaacgcgaaatcaagcaaacaccgcaatattcggaggagcttgcgatttttaaatattaccgcagatttgcgtcgagacgcatcatgtgacatcatcgcgACGCGCATTCAcccgaagccctcttcgatctACGTGTGTCGAACACGAGCACAGCTAAAAGGTGTCATTTACCAATAAACGTCACGACGAAAGACAATTCCGTGCGACTGCGAAAATTCGAGTCGTTTTTCCGCaatgaaaagcacaaaaaaaaactctgcaatttGCATCgcaatttttggaaaaaataaaaaagcaacaacaaaaattttttttaaagatttttggccgcaacaataataaaaaaaaaaagctctgcgaaatcctgtccAGActgaatactactactactactactaataaaaataataataataataagcaagcACTACATCTTCCATCAGCCGAGGCGTTTGTTTACAGGTTGCCCAACTGGCCCAAACTCCATTTATACGCTGCCGTTTCGTTCGTCATCATTTGGTTTTATTCGTGTTGCCtcactttctttattttgacatttttccaTTAATACCAACAATATAAAAATCTTCTCGACGGCactcttagtccctgacctagtgaactagcacgAGGATGCGTTTTTGGATAGAGACTAAATTAAAAATACGCAATTTCATCTCGATATCGCatattccagatataaaagtgcagtagcGCTTTGAAGTCAATCGAGTCGAGGTTTATATTAATCGGTCTTCGGGTGTGTACGTTTACAGACACCCGGGAGCATGAGTAGGTTACGAACGTTCCTGTCCCAGCCCTCCTGATAAAAACCCGGATTCTTATTGTAGCATCTATGGCGACTTTACGTTTGACTCACCCTCGTACAATCTGCACGCTGTTTGatgataacaataacaataataataagagaaggACGTTTCACTCACCGCCTCCCGTAATCCATGATCAGTAACAGAAAGTGTCCGCCGTCTCCACCTCCTGACAAaagaacacacaaaacactcatGTTATTAAAGAAACGTCTACGTCGGCACGGTTTAGTTCTcgagtctgattggtcagaaggtgtttatgATGCAAGAagtaaaacacaacagggttcGAGTGCGACGCGGCCTGGCGTAAACCAGGGGGTCTTTTCCAAACAGAGCACATCCCAGAGCGGTCTATTCAATTCATAATCCCATTTAATCCAacttgccaacaattacattttcttattaattaaagaatgacctgtgactttttatttgtttttttgtttgtttgttttgttttgtttttatccgttttgagttacatttaatgttatggaaggTCTGGGAAACAAATTCCTCttaccccccttttttttatttgtttgtttgtttgttttcctgtcatgaaattgtaaaaataaaataaaataaaaaggaaaccCAGTCAGCTATTCCAGGAAAGATAGTATGATAGCTGATAAGAGGAAAGTTAATTACAGTTAAATTAGTAACTTCAATAACTGTAACGCTATCTAGTAAATAAAACTGACACCTAAATACCTAGTTATTAACCGTCATAGCTAAtacagttagctagctagtcatTGGTTAGATAGctagtaaaaaaaatagatatatatttaaGTTTTTAAGAGAGTATACTCAGCTAGTTTGGATTTAAATAGTGATAACTAACATTAAAGTGACCTAGTGGACATCAGTCAGGCTAatataactagctagctagagaCGTGCCGTAGACGTGGCTAactctagctagctaatatcaACGAAAGAAGTTAACTGACTACACAGTTAGCAGTCTAGCTAGTACTAATTAAAAGTAGCTGACGTCAGCTACTAACAACTCAGTTACTAATATCAACAGTTTGTATAAACCGCGAAGACGAGAGCGCTTGAGagctaactaactagctagctagctagctagctaacacaccGAGGCATTAGCCTGCCTAGCAACGCTTCTACAGTCGCGTGCATAGCTTTTTTAGCGTTACTAGCCAGCTAAAGAACCAAATAAAAGCTCACATGTGGCGAACAGGAGTAGAAAATCAAGTCGTTATTAGGCGCTGGTGCTATTTAAGCTCTtacctttattaaataaaataggtGTGTTTAGGAGACTCCGCGTAGTAGTGTGAGTCCTACTACAGTGGCTAACAGGAGGGTTGCCAGATCGCAACGAAATCACCACTTGGGCACAGCTCGGAGTAGtgatgttacaggaaaacaatcaacgaaGAGTTGATTGTTTGCCTACGAAGAACACCCCGAAGTGATTTATTCCGCGTATACCACAGCTTTTCGTCATTTATTAAAGAGTTGTACTGTATCAGTGAATGacacgtccatccatccatccatcttctataccgctttatccttttcagcttcacgggggaacctggagcctatcccagggagcatggggcacaaggcggggtacaccctggatagggtgccaatccatcgcagggcacaatcacatacacactcacacacccattcatacactacagacactttagacatgacaatcagcctaccatgcatgtctttggactgggggaggaaaccggagtacccggaggaaacccccgcagcacggggaggacatgcaaactccgcacacacagggccgcggcgggaatcgaacccccggcgctggaggtgtgaggcgaacgtgctaaccactaagccttcTTACAAAAGATTTGAACTCAGttagtgttttgatgatggtggtgttgatCAGCAGCATATTTCTACTGAATTATCTAGCTACATAAATACGACCTAAACATcatcagaagtcctaaaagtggataaagagaacccaattaaacaaatgagatgataatattatactcggtcatttgtttattgaggaaaacgatCCAATGTTGCATATCTATGACGGGCAAATGTATGTGaagctttgctttcagtatctggtgtgacctgcttgtgcagcaataactgcaactaaacgtttccgttaactgttgatcagtcctgcacataggcttggaggaattttatcccgttcctcagtacagaacagcttcagctctgggatgtttgtgggtttcctcacatgacctgcttgcttcaggtccttccacaacatttctattggataaAGGTCagaactttgacttggccattccaaaacattaactctattcttctttaaccgttctttgtcttgctgcatgacccactttctcttagtgattcagatcacagacagatgtcctgatattttcctttagagtgTGCTGGAATACTTCAGAATCaattgttccatcaattatGGCAAGTCGTCCAGGTGCAGAGGCAGTAAAACAGCCCCAAACcgtgatactaccaccaccatgtttcacagatgggataaggttctggtgctggaatgcagtgttttcgtttctccaaacataacgcttctcatttatccagaaagttctatttttgtctcatccatccacaaaacatttttccaacttCTGGCTTGTCctcgtgatctttagcaaactgcaaatgtgcagcaatgttctttttagagagccgtggctttctccttgcaaccctgacatgcacaccattgttgttcagtgttctcctgatggtggactcacgaacattaacattagccaatgtgagagggacctttagttgtttagaagttaccctgggatcctTCGTGACCTCacggactattacacgtcttgctcttggagtgatcttcgttggtctccactcctgaggAGGGTAAGAACCattttaaatttcctccatttgtacacaatctatctgactgtggattggtggagtccaaactatttagacatggttttgtaaccgtttccagcctgatgagaaTCAACATCTCATTTTCTAAGGTCCTCAGAAAACTCCATTGTTTGAGCCAttatacacttccacaaacatgtgttgtgaagatcagactctgatagatccctgttctttaaagtAAACAGGCCACTCACTCACCTGATCATCATCTCATTGATGGAAAACACCTagctctaatttcaccttcaaattaaactgctgatcttagagcttcacatactttttccactcacacaTATGtcatattggataattttcctcaaaaatacataaataaataaccaggtATGatattttctgtctcatttgtttaattgttctCTTTATGTACTTTTAGTACTTAAGCACCACTATAAATAAAGGGCATGTactaagtaaataaatgtgtattgaCTGCAGGGATTTCACAAATGTTTTACTTTACCCACAGAGacttttaattctttttattttcagttttttccccccagcagcAACACCACAGAAGCAGCAGAGAGAGAACCACATTCACTTGCTCAGAGCTCGACATTCTTGAAGTTCTCTCCTCCAAAGCACGACCAAAGCCAGTTGTTTGAGGTCAAGATTCTGGATTTAGAACCATGCAGAACGGGCTAGCCGTTATGTTTTCAAATGTGTCTTGGTGACATGCCACCTCTACAGCCTCACGCTATTGCAGTGAGCGAAGCAAAAAACGCCGATCATCTGTAGGCGGTCTAATACGCCACTCGGAAATCTCCTACAAGCGTTCCATTGTGTTTAGATCTGGTGAACGTGGAGGGCATAGTATATGATTTACATCCTTTTTCTCATCATTAAAACAGTCAGTGAGCAGTTGTGTTCTGTGGGTGGGGACGGGAttatcctggaagagaccacgcccacTGGGATAGAAACATTTCATCGTAGTCAGTCAGAAGTGCAGTATTGATTTCCAGTGACAAGCggaaacagcaaaaataaatacccCCTACAGCACTCCTGTATATCTTAACCTTATGACAACACATCTTACAAGCCAAATTCAGCTTTACCCGAAAATATAACCCAGAGAAATGAATCAAAACAACTCAGACTTAAATAGTatagtaaataaacagacagtgATAATCCAGTATGGACAGTAGTAGAATTTACACCTTCATCCTCACGACTGCTTACTTCCTGCTTAGTTTAAATCTCTTGCTATAAAtcagttataaaaataaataaataagtcaaagCTGGTCTTTTTCtccattcaattttattttctaaatgcaacatttaaaaaaaaactgtatgcTTTTAAATAACATGAAACCAAATGCCCGATGTATTAGGTCACTAATGTACAGCCCAGACTCCTGTAAGACACCAGGtatggaaaaaagaaacaggggagaaaaaaaaataaagcagtcTAAATACACTCATTTACAAAGAAAGCTGCGCATGcattcatatacacacatatacaaacatacGTACAGTCAGTTCAACACGGTCACtgaagacaggaagagagatcAGGATGAAAACCGGTGGAGggcagagaagaagaagaagaaaaagaacctAAAATGAAAAGTCCTAACGAAagattcctttttaaaaacctaACCTCAACCGCTCAGAGGAAAGTCTTAAAATAACCCCGTGCTGTGTTCCAAAACTGGGTTACTCACACCCTTGTTCACGTGCCCTTAAATACAGTGGATGTAAATGAGCTGGCATGTTGACGATCACGCTTGGTAATTGGCCAGAAGAGTAACGTAACGATCGCGTAGACGTAGAGTCATAAACCGCGCCCGTAAGACCATTAAACGTTATAAGATATTCGGATGCTTGCATCGTCTGCCGTGTTGATGATGCAGCAGTGCCCTTAAGAGGACCGAGTGTTGCTCAACCAAGGGAAAGTGGACGAGGGTGTAGTAAAATCATTATCGGAACCGGGCCCTATTCTGGGCTTTCATAATGAGGAAACAATGCCGTTATCCGAATCTCTAAGCTGTTTCGGACGTCCTTATCACGGTTTCTCTAAATCCCCGTCTCTGATTGGCCGTATCAGTATCGTGGGAATTAAACCCCGCCCCTCCCTCCCTGTTTCACGACGGCGGAGTTACGGATCCTCCGAGCAGCCCGTAGTTCGGTTTGATGTCTATAATAACGGGCAGCCGCTCTTCTTGCCGCGCTTCTTGGCCTGCAGCGCCGCCCTGGTGGCCATTTCGAACACTTCCCTTACGCCGTCCTTCGTCTTCGCCGAGCATTCTAAATAACCGAAAGCGTTGATCCGGTTGGCCATGTCGCGACCTTCTTCTTGTTTCACAGGCTCCTGTAACAGACGGTGAAAAGATTTATCAGCAAAGTGATTTGAGCAGTCGTGTCTGAAAGTGAGAGTCCCACAGTCCCGCCTCCTTTTTTCTATTGGCTAACGAAACAGAGGCTCCTGAATTTAGCTCCTACAGCTAAACCGTCGATTTTCGCACCTCTCTAGTCGTTAAtgaactttttaaatttttttttacatttttttttttacagattttcaaatatttaaaatgatgcaTTAAGCACAGCCCCGAATCGCTTCAGCTATATTGGGCGTAAAATGACTCgctgtataaaacaaaaaacaaaacagaaaagcaaaGGGGACCTGTTTCATTTTGGACAGCTCGCGTCGAGTGTGCTCGTCGTTACGCAGGTCCTTCTTGTTCCCCACGAGGATGATGGGAACGTTCGGACAGAAATGCTTCACTTCTGGCGTCCACTTCTCCGGGATGTTCTCTGAAAGACGACGAAATGAAGGATATTAATGTCggtattaatattaatacgATACTGGTGACTAATTGTGCACTCAGAGGAAGTAAACTCGATGGAGTCGCGTTCTCGTAAATAACGATATACTTTCGCACCGTGCATTTAATTTTCTTTCCTGCCATCTTCTTGgtcatggaggaaaaaaaacgaaCGTCGGCATAATCATATTAcgtgtctttcttttctttttattatctCGGACATGGCTCACCCAAGCTGTCAGGACTGTCTATAGAGAAGCACATGAGGATGACGTCCGTGTCCGGGTACGAGAGTGGCCTGAGGCGGTCGTAATCCTCCTGACCGGCGGTGTCCCACAGAGCGAGCTCCACCTGCGCataaccaccacacacacacacactcaataaaTCCTGCCAGAAACATCAGCCGTGGCCATGTTTATGTGacgggtgacaaattaaaggaaaacccCACGGCTCTCTTATGGCTcgtcactgcaaatcaaaacGCCGCCTTTATCCTACGACGAAACGCTTCAATcctgatgggcgtggtctcGTCCACAATGACTCCGCCCCCACCCACAGGGCATGAGGGGCTCCCCGAATGTTGACGAGGATGAAAATTACGTAAATCGGACGCCATGATCTTCACACTGGCGCGGTTTCCTTTGTCACCTGTTTATCGTGCGGTGTCACTCCACCGACCGAGCGTCAGCATACACGCGGTATTACTGAACCAAATGATGTTTTCTGAGATGATGaaataaacagtcatttaattaataacacgacgaatatatagaaaataaacGGCTCGATGAATTGTACGGTAATTTCCAGAATCGATTAACGGGTTGATGAATTTATGAATCAATAACCCTATTAATAGATGACTCACTATTTATATTAAAGTGATCAAGTAACAGTTTGGAGAATAAACATATtcaaataatgaataaacaaatcagACTTGCTTTTCATGCTTTTTTCCATGAACGtatcccccccacccctccaAACTCAGAGGAATTCAGAGCTTCTGTATTCAGTGtaatgttttggttttattCAAACCGCCGTCTTTCGTACCTGCTTTCCGTCCACCTCGATGTCAGCGACGTAATTCTCGAACACGGTGGGAACGTAAACCTCGGGGAACTGGTCTTTACTGAACACGATCAGCAAGCACGTCTTTCCACAAGCGCCGTCCCCGACGATTACCAGCTTCTTACGGATCGCCGCCATCTGACAATGTTAACGACAGACCGATCAGACGGACGATCACCTTTACTTTGGAATTCGGCAATTCGACTTTGTATCTAATGTCTAATCCTCCTgatcacaaaaaataataaaacacagtatgcaatgcacaaaaaaatacattatggaaaataataataataataaatataccaGGACTGGGACTGTCACAGAAAACTCAAAATACATCAGTCCAAATGATGTGTAATACTTATCCATCCACATGTTTAAGGACCGTGCCTGTTTACGGTGTTcaatttttattctttctccTTGCTTTTACCCTGCAGAGGTTTCTCGTGAACTAGATTAAATTCTGCCTGGGTTGAtcgggaaataaataaatgtataaacaaaCGTAAAGATCTTTTTAGCCAACACTGGGCTGTACAGCAGAGTGAtacggcacacacacacagtagggcTGACTGTGACCTCGACTCATTCAACATTCTCATTACAGATGTTAACGATACACTCTTGTCAGTATAAAACCAAATACATTAAAAAGGTGCTACGAACACAGCCTtaataatgtaaacaaaatgtactacaggttcaatataacttaaaaataaataaatcaacttaGCAATAAAAATTTGTGATTGATTGACAAAGTGTCTGACCCTGGGATTTTGAAAACGATCGACGGAAACATAAGCCATTTCCGTAGCCGAAAcggagctccaaagtcggctaaaacgCCGTGGACTCTGCCATACGTGGTCGGAAAGCTACCGAAGAGCTCGTTTTAACCGTTGTAATGTGAGCATATGGCGTATAACGTGTTTGTCGCTGTGATCCGAAGCTATCGTTCTTCACAAGTCTCGACGAAAGAACTCAATCGTGTGACCACATGCAGAtttcacatgcacattcatttCGATCATCTTTCATAGCTCACCGTGTGTGTCTtgctgcacacaaacacactaacaaTCTCCCCGTAATTCTCCAGGCCTGCCGAGTTTAATCTGGTGAGCGGGAAAGACGCTGCACTAAACTGGGCGTGGCGACGGAAACCGAAGTccggagagatggagagagaaagaatgagagagagatggagagagaaagggaatgcgtgagagagatggagagagaaagagaaagagtgagagaaagaatgagtgagagagatggagaaagaatgtgagagatggaaagagacagaatgagagagagatggagagacaaaaacagaatgagtgagagagatggagagagaaagaatgagagagagatggagagagagaaagggaatgcgtgagagagatggagagaaagagaatgagtgagagaaagaatgagtgagagagatggagaaagaatgtgagagatggaaagacagaatgagagagagatggagagacaaaaacagaatgagtgagagagatggagagaatgacagagatagaaagaaagagagaatgagtgagagatagagagacagaatgaaacAGAGAACTAGACCATTGTCAGTCTTATTAATTATACCTATAAACAACATCAGCAGGAatctaattacattttttattaaaaagcttGGAAGCTTCAggaataaaatttatttaaaaaaaaaaaaaactaaaaataaaactcaGTATCTAATAAACATTCAAAATATCACATTATTGTAAACAGTATTTAAATAttcctatttattttatttatcagtcATTATAAAAAGTGAGAACAAATGTTTCTAAATCAAGGTTATGAAGCAATGCTGTGGCGCGCgtgtgcacgcgcacacacagccGAAGTTGTGAAACTAATTAATTGAAGCACCTTATAAGGTTTAGACACTTTACCGTTTGATTTACTATAaaggtaaaataaaatttatttatttatttataacatgttCGACATCTCTTCCAGGTATGTAAATCAATCCACCGTTTTAATTGTAAAATTATGcagcattattgttattactattgACTGATTGGTTAAATAATTGAGTACGTGTTGTTGTGACGTTAACAAGTAAAGCAAAGTGCGATTCCGAATCAAAAGATTCAGGAAAAC harbors:
- the rhoac gene encoding rho-related GTP-binding protein RhoA-C isoform X2 — protein: MCFSIDSPDSLENIPEKWTPEVKHFCPNVPIILVGNKKDLRNDEHTRRELSKMKQEPVKQEEGRDMANRINAFGYLECSAKTKDGVREVFEMATRAALQAKKRGKKSGCPLL
- the rhoac gene encoding rho-related GTP-binding protein RhoA-C isoform X1, coding for MAAIRKKLVIVGDGACGKTCLLIVFSKDQFPEVYVPTVFENYVADIEVDGKQVELALWDTAGQEDYDRLRPLSYPDTDVILMCFSIDSPDSLENIPEKWTPEVKHFCPNVPIILVGNKKDLRNDEHTRRELSKMKQEPVKQEEGRDMANRINAFGYLECSAKTKDGVREVFEMATRAALQAKKRGKKSGCPLL